ATGCTGGAACTTGCCTAGATGCACTAGCAATTGAATCTTGGTCAGATTTTAGGTGGGGAATATAATTGCATCAATGCTTTTGAATACATCCTAGTTCcatgtaaaaataaatactgGTACTTATGGGACAGTATGCCTCTATTCATCTTAGTTAGATGACATGCTGTTGTGTTATTCATGGTTATTTTCTTCATGGTTTAAATGACATTGGcggatctattttttttctctcttggCAGCTTGAAGCGGTCTAGAAAGTTTCAGCCCGAAGATAGGCTCTTTTCATTATCTTCAGTGACCTCACCAGCGGTGTGTTTTTATACTCAGTGATAGGCTTTTCAACCAGAAATATGTAAAAAAGATATAATGTCCACTAGTGAGCACCAAGTAATAAGAGTGACTAGGTCTTGGTAGAATTGAAGTTAACTTCATCTTGTTCATAGCTTATTCAGTTTTGTCATCCTTATTATGAAAGTGATCAGTGACTTTTGGTATTTGAAATTGTTTGGCACGTTAATCTTTTGGGAAGATAAAAGTGATTAAAACAGGTTGGAGGCATCAGTTAAAAGTATGACATAGAATGAATACCTGATCTTATGGTACCATTTTAATCCATTTGGAACAAGAGGTGTTTCAGAGCCTTTTTATGGAATATAAAACAATTACTAAAGTTTACAATGTCTTCCTAGACTCTTAGTTATATCATATGATTGTTCTGTGTTTGATCTTTTATACAGCATGTACCTGAAACACATCCCCCATTCCATAAAATGATTACTCCTTTTAGGTTTTCTCTTGTCAATTCTGTTTATTCATGGTCCATTTATCATGTGTCGGCATCTTACCTTAGTAAGGTTGTTTCTAAATCGTAAGATGTTCTTCATGTTTTTATTGTAGGCAGAAGAGCTTGCGGCTGGTCGAGATGGTGAGATCATATAAGCAAACATTTCAATGGCTTTTCTTgcttgaaatttatttattaagtatataatatattttcatttatttcagACGGGAGATCAGATTTCGGTCCCGGTCGGTCCAAAGGTGGAGGAATTTATGCAAATGGACAGTAAGCACTCAACTAGATTGTCTTTTAATGTTGTTGAATTAAATAATTACTTTAATGTATGCTGCATAAGCTAAAAAATCATCATGTTACCATAGGGGTAAACCAAAGAAAGGAAGAGGTGCGCCAAGAGACGCGAAGAGAGCAAGGGTTTCAAGCGAACAAGATTTTGATTATGAAGATGATCCTGACCTGTTGTGATCGAACATTCTGATGCAACTTTCTGTTGAACCTTGTGGAATGTAAGAGTAAGAGCCTGGAAAAATATTGCTCTCTTCGCGATTTCTCATTCTATGTATTTAGTTGTAGATTTTGTACTTCTTAGGCGAACATTTATTTTTTGCGCAAATTTTTGTTGGAAGCCTAAATGATTGTTTTATTAGATTTGTTACTATAAACCTATACAGAACTAAATTACTTTACCAACTGCTAGAAGTTGTTGTTTTCTACTGTTTGGGCGGCTTTTGGTGGGAATCTAGCTAAGAAAAAACCCTTTGGCCAGTAAAGTAATGTTCTATATTTTATGGAGTTCACTTATTTCTTGGCTGGCAAGTTAAGTTTTTAAACTACCCATTTCCATTTGtttaaggttttttttaaatgatttttatagtgttttatctttttgttataacatttttaaaaataaaacttcaaatgaaaaattagttgaaatagtttatcttaaaatgtcattttaagtatttcatctatttactacaactttttttagataatgaaatttttaaaaatgattaaaataaaaaactgttaAAATGAATAGTTTGATTTAGACAATTTGAAATAAAGTGACTAACATTTATACTTGATTccaatgttttgaaaatcgaaCTAGACTCTTCGATCATTGAATTATGAATTGATAATGTCTATAGTTTGACTATTTGAGCGGATCAATTGCAAATTCATTTTAGCTTGAGTGGTTTGATACACCATGACTTGGAGGTCTTGTTGGTTTGATGTCTAACTTGGTTTTTAACACCCTGCTGGATTCCACGTTTGGAACACTAAGAAGCTTGCATGGGGTTTCGATACTCTTTTTCAAGAGTTTTATTTTTGGAGTTGAATTCAAACTTCATATAACACATTAATTTTAAAGAGACTTGTGTCTCAAGTAACAATATCAATCACAAGGAAGGGGAGTTTAAATTAtgattcttttttgaaaatattaatttatgtttttaatttaaaccaactcaagatcaatcttggttacTCATAAAAAAATCGAAACGTTTTTggttagttaaaaataaatgaaacagaaataataaatgatagggataacataataacacaatGATGTATTATAGTTCACATAGAGTTAACTACGTTCAATCCTCACAATTTGTAAGCTTTTCACTGAACACAAGAACATTTTTATTTGCACACAATCTTTCTTGATCAGTTATAGcattcacctttcaaccttgaaaagatttttacaattacctttcaatttaaaaaataatttttatatgttaccttttaatcacaaaaaatatttttacaatatactCAAACTATCTTTAAGAAATagatttaagttttaaatggaATTGTGAAAGAAAGTTGTAGGATTACAATCTACTAAACACttttgagattgattatcaacaataattcaataaaaagatCATTGAATGTAGTAGTTTCAAGCAGTTGTAAACTATAATTCTATACGTAGTTCAATTGTCTAAATTTGATTCTTATTGTCTatttttcttacttgcctctacattattgagtTGTATGGATCATAATGCCAAATTCTAGATGATTGGTATTAGGTCTTACAATAATAACTATCTTTATGATTGTCGTATTACAGACAATAATATTTGATGACCTTAAAGTCTACAATTCTCCATATAGGGATCATAATGACTTCAATTCGAATGACCACTTACATACGGTCCCATGAGAATCGTTAATGATACTTACACAACAATTATGTAGCATTCTCATGGTGGACCAATCTAATATAAATATTGCCCCTAATATTTATATGAATGTGATGACTTGATATCACATATTCATGACTTGTAAGATGTGATCATCAGTTACTCACATAATAGTCTCAATATAATATTGTCGTCCTAATTAATACAACAATACTTATACTTCAATAAGGTCTCATGATCAAGTCACACTTGATGTTTTAGCAAACAAGTTTTCTATTataagtattttattatattacatgattaataacataataaatgatGTTTTATACATAAATCCAAAATAAGATATATGAACTAAATtcatgatataaataataatttatgtaaaatagaTTGATACTAGAGTTTACACCATCGATATGTGACTCAATAAAATCACGACACGCGATCTATTAAGATGTCGCCAAGAACTAAAggcaacaatttttaaatttgtaagaattgaatcaaaacaaaaaacttataaaaattaacatCAGACAACACTATAATTGCAAGGATTGAATCATATTTAAAccttaattaatttgttataaTAAGTCATTGGAGATggcaatttttttactaattcacCTAAACACAAATTTTTAGCAAGATATTGAAAGTAGGAGAATCTCAAATTACATGgggtaattaaaaaaattaggaagCTTAAAATTGGATTTCGCCCAAGGACTAAAagtacaataattttttttgttaatatgaataaatttaagGTGAACAAAGATGCCTGAGTCAACACTTATCTAATCATGTGTTTGATGCTCACATAATAATATTAGTTTATCATATTAAGTTTTTTCCATACACCTCATCATAacatcataaaatatatattatatttattttgatatcttTGTGAAacaattacatatatttttcaaattaatttataatattttaattttataaattgacaaaaaaatattataaaaaataaaggaaaaataaaacattttgtatttagaaaaatcaattgaaacaactaaataaaattttcaaaatttaaaaaattaatgagtaactaaataattcaatttcatatgttaaataaattgaataaagatatgatatatatcatacttaaacaacaaaaatattgttgtaagaaaatgatatttattttaaaaatttaaattaatactgatatttttataatttttaataaaaattttatttttaaatattttaatcttaataGTTTATTACcttatataaaatgataaactACTCTTACAATAAAATCACCATCTTCGGTATAGTCATATACAAATTGGTCAAACAAAtagtatttttagaaaaatagaaaaaaatctatttaaaagatgtttttcctacttatttttaatataaatctattaataatttattttatttttaatattttaatttgttttattagttatttatttatttatttatatttaaaaataattttttataaagacaattaaatacattatttaAACTAAAGATGTGATATgattcataatttaaatattaaattgagataaaatatGGTATCATATCCTgcgttttatttttttcatcatcTTAAACAAACTAATCTATTTTAGTTGTTTAAAAAGAacataatgataataatataataaaattcccACACCCTAAATATGCAAAAAGAAAGGTACAAGTTCTATCAagataagaaataataattaagcaataaatattgtttcaagcctaaaataaaatattaattggtGGTGGTTTACTGTTCTATATTCCTATATGACGATGATATGATATATGACGTAGATTGTCCCTTTCTTCCGTCAATCGATAACCgcatcaaaattgaaaatttcgtTCCCAAATCGGAAAATCAGTGTTCATCCCCACCATTTCAATTCAAACAGCAACCAACTCCGATCCGATTCTCTTTTCAATCGCAACAGAAACAAACAACGGTTCCTTCCAGGTTCGATCATTCTTTTTCTTCATACTTTTTATTTTCCTCACATTTAATCGATCTGCAAACTTAACATCGATCCAACACAACTTGaattaatgtttatttatttatgtttttgaaattcatatatttccgatatttttcttattgatAGGTTTGGTTGTGTTATTATTCACTTCAGGCAGgattaattaatttgtgaagTAAATAGTACTAGATTAAAGAGAAAGAAGATGGGGGCAATGATGTCGAGGTTTTGGTTCATGTTATTCCCTGCAAAAGAGTATAAGATTGTTGTTGTTGGGTTGGATAACGCTGGCAAAACCACAACCCTTTATAAATTGCATCTTGGTGAGGTTGTTACTACCAACCCTACTGTTGGCAGCAACGTCGAAGAGCTTGTTTATAAGAACATTCGATTCGAGGTCAGCTCCCTTACTAACTCATCATCATTTTGctattatatgtttttaatcTTGCATGCTTCAatagttttaaattgtggtatgcaaatgcaattgtgttgtgtaaCCACAATTTAGAACCATgagtaattaattaaagtatGTTATCTTTATTGTTGTTTGCTGAATATACATGTGACTGCTTGTTACTTCTTACTTTTTCACTGGACCaatcaaatttatatatcaGGAACACGCCCCGAGCATCTATTACCTTTCATATTTGGTTCTCATTTTGTTGGTTTTGTGAAATAATTTAAGCTATAAGAAAAATtggaaataa
The genomic region above belongs to Cicer arietinum cultivar CDC Frontier isolate Library 1 chromosome 4, Cicar.CDCFrontier_v2.0, whole genome shotgun sequence and contains:
- the LOC101489066 gene encoding uncharacterized protein isoform X3, with amino-acid sequence MRSFVILKSSDAFLVLYPSCSNPIFMVYDMETSYLQDPGQCGNVLKGFEGFLSSSKNTAFLKRSRKFQPEDRLFSLSSVTSPAAEELAAGRDDGRSDFGPGRSKGGGIYANGQGKPKKGRGAPRDAKRARVSSEQDFDYEDDPDLL
- the LOC101489066 gene encoding uncharacterized protein isoform X2; this translates as MDSEVNPSAMLASLLSRRAKLHEELRNIEKQVYDMETSYLQDPGQCGNVLKGFEGFLSSSKNTAFLKRSRKFQPEDRLFSLSSVTSPAAEELAAGRDDGRSDFGPGRSKGGGIYANGQGKPKKGRGAPRDAKRARVSSEQDFDYEDDPDLL
- the LOC101489066 gene encoding uncharacterized protein isoform X5, translating into MDSEGTVNPSAMLASLLSRRAKLHEELRNIEKQVYDMETSYLQDPGQCGNVLKGFEGFLSSSKNTALQKSLRLVEMTGDQISVPVGPKVEEFMQMDRVNQRKEEVRQETRREQGFQANKILIMKMILTCCDRTF
- the LOC101489066 gene encoding uncharacterized protein isoform X1, with protein sequence MDSEGTVNPSAMLASLLSRRAKLHEELRNIEKQVYDMETSYLQDPGQCGNVLKGFEGFLSSSKNTAFLKRSRKFQPEDRLFSLSSVTSPAAEELAAGRDDGRSDFGPGRSKGGGIYANGQGKPKKGRGAPRDAKRARVSSEQDFDYEDDPDLL
- the LOC101489066 gene encoding uncharacterized protein isoform X4 translates to MLASLLSRRAKLHEELRNIEKQVYDMETSYLQDPGQCGNVLKGFEGFLSSSKNTAFLKRSRKFQPEDRLFSLSSVTSPAAEELAAGRDDGRSDFGPGRSKGGGIYANGQGKPKKGRGAPRDAKRARVSSEQDFDYEDDPDLL